One genomic segment of Streptomyces sp. NBC_00239 includes these proteins:
- the pknB gene encoding Stk1 family PASTA domain-containing Ser/Thr kinase, which yields MDTTLEDPLVGRVLDGRYRIDARIAVGGMATVYRAVDTRLDRILALKVMHPALAADAAFVDRFIREAKSVARLAHANVVAVFDQGMDGGYVYLAMEYVSGCTLRDLLRERGALQPRAALDILEPVLAALGAAHRAGFVHRDMKPENVLIGDDGRVKVADFGLVRSVDSVTNTTGSVLGTVSYLAPEQIENGVTDTRVDVYACGVVLYEMLTGAKPHSGESPAQVLYQHLNADVPAPSAAVPGLPAGLDELVAAAAARRPEQRPYDAVALLGLVRQARAALSEEQLDAVPPQARSGVRSASEDRTGVVLRPAGSGGAAPVGDVQHTARLQTPPPLPPVPASRAAGRGRRPGRGTLMVIAGVLLALGLGTGVWYISSGQFTRVPNLLGKTEAQARDRLITAGLDVERVEKEFSDTFERGTVMATDPEGGQQIRGNGSVTLTVSRGPEIVAVPDLKRVPLAEARKRLAAAGLAPGQVTRAFSEDVPAGAVISSDPAAREQRAPDTAVALVVSKGRPVPVPSVVGAPADAARSALEDLGLKVAVAPEQIHSPQPAGAVANQSVAAGTRAAAGDTVTLTVSKGPRMVAVPDVTGRNVDEAKRMLKAAGFEVKVDRPFLSFSDDVASQSVKGGTDAPEGSTITIRLKGL from the coding sequence GTGGACACGACCTTGGAAGACCCCCTCGTCGGGCGTGTGCTCGACGGCCGCTACCGCATCGACGCACGCATCGCAGTCGGCGGCATGGCCACGGTCTACCGCGCCGTCGACACCCGCCTCGACCGCATCCTCGCCCTGAAGGTGATGCACCCGGCGCTCGCCGCCGACGCCGCCTTCGTCGACCGTTTCATCCGCGAGGCGAAGTCCGTGGCCCGCCTGGCGCACGCCAACGTGGTGGCCGTCTTCGACCAGGGCATGGACGGCGGGTACGTCTACCTCGCGATGGAGTACGTCTCCGGCTGCACCCTGCGCGACCTGCTGCGCGAGCGCGGCGCACTCCAGCCGCGGGCGGCCCTGGACATCCTGGAGCCGGTCCTCGCCGCGCTCGGCGCCGCGCACCGGGCCGGTTTCGTGCACCGCGACATGAAGCCCGAGAACGTCCTGATCGGCGACGACGGCCGGGTGAAGGTGGCCGACTTCGGTCTCGTACGGTCGGTGGACTCGGTCACGAACACCACCGGCTCCGTCCTGGGCACCGTCTCCTACCTGGCCCCCGAGCAGATCGAGAACGGCGTCACCGACACCCGCGTCGACGTCTACGCCTGCGGCGTGGTGCTGTACGAGATGCTGACCGGCGCGAAGCCGCACTCCGGGGAGAGCCCGGCCCAGGTCCTCTACCAGCACCTCAACGCGGACGTGCCCGCGCCGTCCGCGGCCGTGCCGGGGCTGCCCGCCGGGCTCGACGAGCTGGTCGCGGCCGCCGCCGCGCGCCGCCCCGAGCAGCGCCCGTACGACGCCGTGGCCCTGCTGGGCCTGGTCCGGCAGGCCCGGGCCGCGCTGTCCGAGGAGCAGTTGGACGCCGTGCCGCCGCAGGCCCGCTCCGGCGTCCGGTCCGCCTCGGAGGACCGGACCGGCGTGGTCCTGCGCCCCGCCGGCTCCGGTGGCGCGGCCCCCGTCGGGGACGTGCAGCACACGGCCCGGCTGCAGACCCCGCCGCCGCTGCCGCCCGTACCCGCGTCGCGGGCCGCCGGGCGCGGGCGCCGGCCGGGCCGGGGCACGCTCATGGTGATCGCCGGGGTGCTGCTGGCCCTGGGGCTCGGCACCGGCGTCTGGTACATCAGCTCCGGCCAGTTCACGAGGGTCCCGAACCTGCTCGGCAAGACCGAGGCGCAGGCCCGGGACCGGCTGATCACGGCCGGGCTCGACGTGGAGCGGGTGGAGAAGGAGTTCAGCGACACCTTCGAGCGGGGCACCGTGATGGCCACCGACCCGGAGGGCGGCCAGCAGATCCGCGGCAACGGCTCGGTGACGCTGACCGTCTCGCGGGGACCCGAGATCGTGGCCGTGCCCGACCTGAAGCGGGTCCCGCTGGCCGAGGCCAGGAAGCGGCTGGCCGCGGCCGGCCTGGCCCCCGGCCAGGTGACGCGGGCCTTCAGCGAGGACGTTCCGGCGGGCGCCGTGATCAGCTCCGACCCGGCGGCGCGCGAGCAGCGGGCCCCGGACACGGCCGTGGCACTCGTGGTCAGCAAGGGCCGGCCGGTGCCGGTGCCGTCGGTCGTGGGTGCCCCCGCCGACGCGGCCCGCTCGGCGCTGGAGGACCTCGGCCTCAAGGTCGCGGTCGCGCCGGAGCAGATCCACTCCCCGCAGCCCGCGGGGGCCGTCGCCAACCAGTCGGTGGCCGCGGGCACCCGGGCGGCGGCCGGCGACACGGTCACGCTGACCGTGTCCAAGGGCCCGCGGATGGTCGCGGTGCCGGACGTCACCGGCCGGAACGTGGACGAGGCGAAGCGGATGCTGAAGGCGGCGGGCTTCGAGGTCAAGGTGGACCGGCCGTTCCTGTCCTTCAGCGACGACGTCGCGAGCCAGTCGGTCAAGGGCGGCACGGACGCCCCCGAGGGCAGCACCATCACCATCCGACTCAAGGGACTGTGA